One window from the genome of Bacteroidota bacterium encodes:
- the kdpC gene encoding potassium-transporting ATPase subunit KdpC yields MKKNMLSSLRLTFVLLLLLAVAYPAMILAVAQFSPDKGEGVKVEFEGKVVGYANVGQSFTSDSYFWSRPSAAGYNAAASCGSNKAPSNPAYRATVAARIDSFLVHHPDVKLDDIPADMVTASGSGLDPHISVAAAQLQVQRIASKRGLPTSQLKLLITQVTEGPWLGLLGPSKVNVLALNLALDHLQPR; encoded by the coding sequence ATGAAAAAAAATATGCTGTCATCCCTCCGTCTCACTTTCGTTTTGCTGTTGCTCCTTGCTGTTGCTTATCCCGCAATGATCCTTGCAGTGGCACAATTTTCTCCCGACAAAGGAGAAGGGGTGAAAGTCGAATTCGAAGGAAAAGTAGTCGGATATGCAAATGTCGGGCAATCCTTCACTTCGGATTCCTATTTTTGGTCTCGACCTTCGGCGGCTGGTTACAACGCGGCTGCAAGTTGCGGGAGCAACAAAGCTCCTTCCAATCCCGCGTACCGCGCAACAGTGGCCGCACGTATCGATTCCTTCCTTGTCCACCATCCCGATGTGAAGCTTGACGACATTCCAGCAGATATGGTCACGGCAAGTGGCAGCGGATTGGATCCACATATCTCTGTGGCAGCTGCGCAATTGCAGGTGCAGCGCATCGCAAGCAAAAGGGGGCTTCCGACTTCGCAATTAAAGCTACTGATCACCCAGGTCACCGAAGGGCCTTGGCTTGGACTGCTTGGACCTTCAAAAGTGAACGTGCTCGCGCTCAATCTTGCCCTTGATCATTTGCAGCCACGATGA
- a CDS encoding sigma-54-dependent Fis family transcriptional regulator — protein MKKVLIIDDEVKLRELLARIIGLEGYEVLEAGDCKSGLKRLEQAEIDVVLCDVKLPDGNGVELAQQIKAKYPLLEVILLTAYGNIPDSVQAMKNGAFDYLTKGDDNNRIIPLLSRAMEKVELAKQVQHLQRQLGKRYAFESIVGKSKSLQAAIELAKKVAPTDTTVLLTGETGTGKEVFAQAIHHASKRAAKPFLAINCGAFSASLLESELFGYKAGAFTGANKDHKGLLEEAHHGTFFLDEIGEMPTELQVKLLRVLESGELLRVGDTKPIQVNVRIIAATNRDLAKEIEGGRFRSDLFYRLSVFQIHIPALRERLEDMDLLCNHFAKTFGLKMAKRIHSCTAQYVAALKQHSFPGNIRELKNIIERSTILEDGEILSVESLPLELQIRSEGPQSTEMSTFSLASAERIQIQKVLQHTQGNKTEAARLLQIALTTLYRKLEEYKIV, from the coding sequence ATGAAAAAAGTACTGATCATAGACGACGAAGTCAAGCTCCGCGAATTGCTCGCCCGCATCATCGGACTCGAAGGCTACGAAGTTTTGGAGGCAGGCGACTGCAAATCAGGCCTCAAGCGCCTGGAACAGGCAGAAATCGATGTGGTCCTCTGTGATGTCAAACTTCCTGACGGCAACGGGGTCGAACTCGCGCAGCAAATCAAAGCCAAATATCCGCTGTTGGAGGTGATTTTGCTCACGGCCTACGGCAATATCCCCGACAGTGTGCAGGCCATGAAAAACGGGGCCTTCGATTACCTGACCAAGGGCGATGACAATAACCGCATCATCCCGCTGCTGAGCAGGGCGATGGAAAAAGTGGAACTTGCAAAGCAGGTCCAGCATTTGCAGCGACAGCTTGGCAAAAGGTATGCCTTCGAATCCATTGTCGGAAAGTCCAAAAGCCTGCAAGCAGCCATCGAATTGGCCAAAAAGGTGGCGCCCACCGATACCACGGTTCTGCTGACCGGCGAAACCGGGACCGGCAAGGAGGTCTTTGCACAGGCGATCCACCACGCGAGCAAGCGCGCGGCCAAGCCCTTTTTGGCCATCAATTGCGGGGCTTTTTCGGCTTCTCTCCTCGAAAGCGAATTGTTTGGCTACAAAGCCGGTGCCTTTACCGGAGCAAACAAGGACCACAAAGGACTCTTGGAAGAAGCGCATCACGGCACATTCTTTCTCGACGAAATCGGCGAAATGCCCACCGAATTGCAGGTCAAGCTGCTGCGTGTCCTGGAATCCGGCGAATTGTTGCGTGTCGGCGATACGAAACCCATTCAGGTGAATGTCAGGATCATTGCCGCCACCAACCGCGACCTTGCCAAGGAAATTGAAGGTGGACGTTTCCGCAGCGACCTGTTTTACCGGCTGAGCGTGTTTCAGATTCACATTCCCGCCCTGCGCGAGCGGCTTGAGGACATGGACTTGCTGTGCAACCACTTCGCCAAGACCTTCGGCCTCAAAATGGCGAAGCGCATCCACAGTTGCACCGCACAATATGTCGCCGCACTCAAACAGCATTCCTTCCCCGGCAACATCCGCGAACTCAAAAACATCATCGAGCGCAGCACCATCCTCGAAGATGGCGAAATCCTCAGTGTCGAAAGCCTCCCGCTAGAATTACAGATCCGTTCCGAGGGTCCGCAAAGCACGGAAATGTCGACCTTTTCCCTCGCAAGTGCGGAGCGCATCCAAATCCAGAAGGTCTTGCAGCATACCCAAGGCAACAAAACAGAAGCCGCAAGATTGCTGCAAATTGCGCTCACGACCTTGTACCGCAAACTCGAGGAGTACAAGATCGTTTGA
- a CDS encoding potassium-transporting ATPase subunit F — MLILFIVSIAVFGYMCYVLLHPEKF, encoded by the coding sequence ATGCTTATCCTATTCATCGTTTCGATCGCTGTGTTTGGTTATATGTGTTACGTACTGTTACATCCCGAGAAATTCTAA
- a CDS encoding NADH-quinone oxidoreductase subunit D: MSRNVLDLKERTHSTFFPKHQEAIYKRLENKDLVVEVGEYDPMGTEMVLNLGPQHPATHGVLRCVLQLDGELIQKCLLDVGYLHRGVEKIAEHKTYQEFMPYTDRMDYLSPYSTNVGFCLAVEKLVGIDVPPRAQYLRTLACELARVSAHLLWLGTMCMDAGAISMFMWTFREREFIYDLFDKFAGVRFTVSHSRIGGLQFDVDESTIDAIKAFTINLKKEHAGWKKLLAKNAIFLRRVDGIGVISKEDAIAYGLSGPSLRGSGVAYDIRTFEPYLAYNDIDWDVIVRNEGDCLARYYVRVDEMEQSANMILQLCEKLKKPELRNGLIRADNAKKTYASKDEIYYSMEGLIHDFMMTDLGVCPPAGVEAYCAIEAPKGELGFHLISDGTGSPLRCKINSPSFTNLQGLEKIMEGAMIGDTVVLIGSIDPVMGEADK, from the coding sequence ATGAGTCGGAATGTACTGGATTTGAAGGAGCGCACGCACTCCACCTTTTTCCCAAAGCACCAAGAGGCTATTTACAAGCGTCTGGAAAACAAGGACTTGGTTGTTGAAGTCGGCGAATATGATCCGATGGGCACCGAAATGGTGCTCAACCTCGGTCCGCAGCACCCTGCTACACACGGCGTTTTGCGCTGCGTTTTGCAGCTCGACGGCGAATTGATCCAGAAATGTCTGCTCGATGTGGGCTATCTCCACCGCGGTGTGGAAAAAATTGCCGAGCACAAAACGTATCAGGAATTCATGCCCTACACGGACCGCATGGACTACCTGAGCCCCTACTCCACCAATGTGGGCTTTTGCCTCGCCGTGGAAAAACTCGTGGGCATCGACGTTCCGCCACGCGCGCAGTACCTCCGTACCCTCGCCTGCGAACTCGCCCGTGTGAGCGCCCACTTGCTCTGGCTCGGCACGATGTGCATGGACGCCGGTGCGATCTCCATGTTCATGTGGACCTTCCGTGAACGGGAATTTATCTACGATTTGTTTGACAAATTCGCTGGCGTGCGTTTCACGGTCAGCCATAGCCGCATCGGCGGATTGCAGTTTGATGTGGATGAAAGCACGATCGATGCGATCAAAGCCTTCACCATCAACCTCAAAAAGGAACATGCCGGTTGGAAGAAATTGTTGGCCAAAAACGCCATCTTCCTGCGCCGTGTTGACGGTATCGGGGTGATTTCCAAGGAAGATGCGATTGCCTACGGCCTCAGCGGACCTTCTTTGCGTGGTAGCGGCGTCGCCTATGACATCCGCACGTTTGAGCCTTATTTGGCTTACAATGACATCGATTGGGATGTGATTGTGCGCAACGAAGGTGATTGCCTCGCACGTTATTATGTGCGCGTCGACGAGATGGAGCAAAGTGCCAACATGATCCTGCAACTCTGCGAAAAGCTGAAGAAGCCGGAACTGCGCAACGGGCTCATCCGCGCCGACAATGCCAAGAAAACCTACGCTTCCAAAGACGAGATTTACTACTCGATGGAAGGTCTGATCCACGACTTCATGATGACGGACCTGGGCGTTTGTCCTCCGGCCGGCGTCGAAGCCTACTGTGCGATCGAAGCGCCCAAAGGCGAACTCGGCTTCCATTTGATTTCCGACGGTACAGGTTCGCCGTTGCGTTGCAAGATCAATTCTCCGAGCTTCACGAACCTGCAAGGCTTGGAAAAAATCATGGAAGGCGCGATGATCGGCGACACCGTGGTGTTGATCGGTTCCATTGACCCCGTGATGGGCGAAGCGGACAAATAG
- the plsY gene encoding glycerol-3-phosphate 1-O-acyltransferase PlsY — translation MEIALSIAILLLPYLLGSINAAVIVSRGLYGVDIRTLGSLNAGSTNMFRELGFKAGALTQVVDIGKGCLSAALPFFAFWWLTDQKHWLSEFDLELQSIICGLLSVIGHLYPVYFGFKGGKGINTLLGMMLITNWQASLICLLGWILILYVSRYIAVASMGGVAIYPLYLIARALITDTPINGLLVAVGFGMALLVVYTHRSNIGRLLKGEEDKTTWFDGKLR, via the coding sequence ATGGAAATCGCGCTGAGCATCGCCATTCTATTGTTGCCCTACTTGTTGGGGTCGATCAATGCCGCCGTGATCGTGAGTCGCGGCTTGTATGGCGTTGACATTCGCACACTTGGCTCCCTCAATGCGGGCAGCACCAACATGTTCCGGGAACTGGGTTTCAAAGCCGGGGCACTCACACAAGTCGTCGACATTGGCAAAGGATGCTTGTCTGCAGCCCTGCCCTTCTTCGCGTTTTGGTGGCTGACGGATCAAAAACATTGGCTGAGTGAATTCGACCTCGAATTGCAATCCATCATCTGCGGCCTACTATCCGTCATTGGCCACCTTTATCCAGTTTATTTTGGCTTCAAAGGCGGCAAGGGCATCAATACTTTGCTCGGGATGATGCTGATTACCAATTGGCAAGCGAGCTTGATCTGTCTCTTAGGATGGATTCTGATCCTCTACGTGAGCCGTTATATCGCCGTCGCATCCATGGGTGGCGTCGCCATTTATCCGCTGTACCTGATTGCCCGCGCCTTGATTACCGATACCCCGATCAATGGCCTGCTTGTCGCCGTCGGATTTGGGATGGCCTTGTTGGTCGTGTACACCCACCGCAGCAATATCGGGCGCTTGCTCAAGGGCGAAGAAGACAAAACCACCTGGTTTGACGGAAAACTAAGGTGA
- the kdpB gene encoding potassium-transporting ATPase subunit KdpB, translating into MKAQSTSLFQAALVTQALKQAVIKLDPRKMILNPVMFTVEVGTAVMLGVCIWILAGAEGQGGFGYNLAVFTVLLLTLLFANFAEAIAEARGKAQADSLRKTREETVAKLRLPNGEIHFVSSAQLKKGDIFVCEAGDTIPTDGEIIEGLATIDESAITGESAPVIREAGGDKSSVTGGTKVLSDHIAVVVTTVPGESFLDKMIALVEGASRQKTPNEIALTILLAGFTLVFVIVTVTLKPFADFAQTPITIAAFISLFVCLIPTTIGGLLSAIGIAGMDRALRANVITKSGKAVETAGDIDVLLLDKTGTITIGNRKATQFYPAEGIAMFRFLEIALQASLSDETPEGKSIVELASAQTPNRNSIPANAPSPTEKIILFTAETRCSGVDLADGSRIRKGAADAIRKMALAAGHPYPEAIDTRVRQIAANGGTPLVVAENEMVMGVIELQDIIKTGIQERFERLRKMGIKTVMVTGDNPLTAKFIAEKAGVDDYIAEAKPEDKMNYIRKEQADGRLVAMMGDGTNDAPALAQADVGVAMNSGTQAAKEAGNMVDLDNDPTKLIEIVEIGKQLLMTRGTLTTFSIANDVAKYFAIVPALFIASVPALQGLNVMGLHSPESAILSAVIFNALIIPLLIPLALKGVAYKSIGASALLRRNLFVYGLGGLIVPFIGIKLIDMLVGLVL; encoded by the coding sequence ATGAAAGCACAATCTACATCTCTGTTTCAAGCTGCACTTGTAACCCAAGCCTTGAAACAGGCGGTCATCAAGCTTGACCCGCGGAAAATGATTCTGAATCCCGTAATGTTTACCGTCGAGGTCGGTACCGCAGTGATGCTCGGCGTTTGCATTTGGATTTTGGCTGGCGCTGAAGGTCAAGGCGGATTTGGATACAATTTGGCGGTTTTCACAGTACTCCTGCTCACCCTCCTTTTCGCCAATTTTGCCGAAGCCATTGCCGAGGCACGTGGCAAGGCACAGGCAGACAGCCTGCGCAAAACCCGTGAAGAAACCGTCGCCAAACTCCGTTTGCCAAATGGTGAAATCCACTTCGTGAGCTCGGCGCAACTCAAAAAGGGCGACATTTTCGTCTGCGAAGCCGGAGATACCATTCCAACCGACGGCGAAATCATTGAAGGTCTCGCCACCATCGACGAAAGCGCAATTACAGGCGAAAGCGCTCCGGTGATCCGCGAGGCGGGCGGTGACAAAAGTTCGGTGACCGGCGGCACCAAGGTGCTCTCCGACCATATTGCGGTGGTTGTGACAACCGTACCCGGAGAAAGCTTTCTCGACAAAATGATTGCCTTGGTCGAGGGGGCAAGCCGGCAAAAAACGCCGAATGAAATTGCTCTGACGATTTTGTTGGCTGGATTTACACTTGTCTTCGTCATTGTCACCGTGACGCTCAAACCTTTTGCCGACTTTGCGCAAACGCCGATCACCATCGCCGCATTCATCTCACTTTTTGTTTGCCTGATTCCGACCACCATTGGCGGGCTGCTTTCTGCCATCGGAATTGCAGGCATGGACCGCGCCCTACGTGCCAATGTGATTACCAAATCAGGAAAGGCCGTTGAAACTGCGGGAGACATCGATGTTTTGCTGCTAGACAAAACGGGCACCATCACGATCGGGAACCGTAAAGCAACCCAATTTTATCCAGCAGAGGGCATCGCAATGTTTCGCTTCCTTGAGATCGCCCTGCAGGCTTCGCTTTCCGATGAAACGCCAGAAGGAAAATCCATTGTCGAATTGGCATCTGCACAAACTCCGAACCGCAACTCAATTCCTGCGAATGCTCCATCGCCAACCGAAAAAATCATACTTTTCACAGCAGAAACGCGCTGCAGCGGGGTGGATTTGGCTGACGGGTCACGTATCAGGAAAGGCGCGGCAGATGCGATTCGCAAGATGGCATTGGCAGCAGGCCATCCCTATCCCGAGGCAATTGACACGCGCGTGAGACAGATCGCAGCGAATGGTGGCACCCCCTTGGTTGTCGCAGAAAACGAAATGGTCATGGGTGTGATCGAATTACAAGACATCATCAAAACCGGTATTCAGGAAAGGTTTGAGCGCCTGCGAAAAATGGGGATCAAGACCGTGATGGTGACGGGTGACAATCCCTTGACAGCCAAGTTCATTGCCGAAAAGGCGGGCGTAGATGACTATATTGCGGAGGCCAAGCCCGAAGACAAGATGAACTATATCCGCAAGGAGCAAGCCGATGGCCGACTCGTGGCAATGATGGGTGATGGCACCAACGATGCCCCGGCACTTGCGCAAGCAGATGTCGGCGTAGCCATGAACAGCGGCACACAGGCTGCGAAGGAGGCTGGAAACATGGTCGACCTCGACAATGACCCGACCAAATTGATCGAGATCGTAGAGATTGGTAAACAATTGTTGATGACACGCGGCACCCTCACGACTTTTTCGATCGCCAATGATGTCGCGAAATATTTTGCAATCGTACCCGCATTGTTCATTGCCTCGGTACCTGCCTTGCAGGGGCTCAATGTCATGGGCCTGCATTCCCCGGAAAGTGCAATTCTATCGGCAGTCATTTTTAACGCGCTCATCATTCCCTTGCTCATTCCCCTCGCCCTCAAAGGTGTGGCCTACAAATCGATCGGCGCCTCGGCCTTGTTGCGACGCAATCTTTTCGTCTACGGGCTTGGTGGCCTTATTGTCCCATTTATCGGCATCAAACTGATCGACATGCTTGTCGGATTGGTGCTGTAA
- a CDS encoding gliding motility-associated C-terminal domain-containing protein: MKESIRVTVCSLLLCICCLLGSNLSAQWHFPVIGGTLPNAAVNLGNNCFELTSAANSRGVVWDSVQIDLSQPFDITLSINQQPWGADGLALVLQGAGLGANGAGANALGFGNSIPASVGYSAIAPSIAFEVDTWDNSLAGVADIAQDHVAIHANGNMAATIGAPVSAIAGGTDVTDGFCHRFRVVWQPGVNNIRIFFDGNPVPRINLNYNMVGLIFGGNPMVWWGVTGGSGGAAMTQRVCVGASFANVGPDATICAGTTLQLNGSGGTNYAWQPGAPILTNAALQNPVFGPTAAGNFVVSAQVTNAALCTDRDTTLITVAPLPVANAGANQNLCLGDSVQLGSPALPNLLYAWRPGAGLSDSLVAQPWATGLAVGTVNYSLIVRDPTTTAGCADSALVSITVVDTPQVALVAVNDTLCLGVSSTLTAIPSAGIPPYSYAWSNGAITGNQLVTPNATTTYLATITDASSCTTVGNVTVTVNDTPTVALAAAPDSICAGGTSQLSVGAVGGTPAYTYLWNTGSTATPITVAPLATTTYTVTATDALGCQSSGNISVTVNVSDSLDIVTPDTLVCTGSTILVQGTFSTPGINTWNWSPAFGLGSPTNPNTSITPTATTTYYLSGSNSNTGCGYTDSIRIEFVALTAPLVNLGADTALCTGSTLVLNAGNPGFSYVWSNGDTMQQSGFGTSGWISVLVFDTLGCGYIAQDSLLLTLQPLPAPQLGADTTICTGDSLLLQAGNFSGGYLWSDGSNANSFWATQSGLYWVEVKDSLNCTGSDSLVLTLQPNPVVAFDTLAPQYCSLDAAVMLIGTPAGGVFTGTTGANGIFDPAIAGAGNHTVQYQFTDAFGCSDSISQSTTVFPPPSAALAGPDLQGEAQITLQAQAASVGFGSWLTGNFTGSIDDAGDPNATVTFDSSGTYLLIWTVKNPPCPANSDSVWITFEGIHIPTGFSPNADGVNDVYFIRGLGGYPGTKLMIFNRWGNQVWGSEDYQNDWNGDNADAQPLVDDTYYAVIEYGGKRLQTYVVLKRQ; encoded by the coding sequence ATGAAGGAATCAATTAGAGTCACAGTTTGCTCCTTGCTCTTGTGTATTTGCTGTTTGCTTGGGTCGAATCTCTCTGCCCAATGGCATTTCCCTGTGATTGGAGGAACGCTTCCAAATGCAGCCGTCAACCTTGGAAATAACTGTTTTGAACTCACTTCCGCGGCCAATTCACGGGGCGTCGTATGGGATTCTGTGCAAATTGACCTGAGTCAGCCGTTTGACATTACGCTTTCCATCAATCAGCAACCTTGGGGAGCCGACGGACTTGCGCTCGTCTTGCAAGGTGCAGGACTGGGCGCAAATGGCGCCGGCGCGAATGCCTTGGGCTTCGGGAACTCGATTCCGGCATCGGTCGGGTATTCAGCGATTGCGCCCTCGATTGCCTTTGAAGTCGATACTTGGGACAATTCACTTGCCGGTGTGGCCGACATCGCGCAGGACCACGTGGCGATCCATGCCAATGGCAATATGGCTGCCACGATTGGTGCACCCGTGAGTGCCATCGCAGGTGGCACAGACGTCACAGACGGCTTCTGTCACCGATTCAGGGTCGTTTGGCAACCTGGTGTCAACAACATCCGCATATTTTTTGATGGAAATCCTGTTCCTCGGATAAACCTGAATTACAACATGGTCGGGCTGATTTTTGGCGGGAATCCTATGGTTTGGTGGGGCGTCACCGGCGGATCAGGCGGCGCAGCCATGACACAAAGGGTTTGCGTCGGTGCAAGTTTTGCGAATGTCGGTCCAGATGCAACGATCTGTGCGGGGACAACGCTACAATTGAACGGATCCGGCGGAACAAACTATGCTTGGCAACCGGGAGCCCCCATTTTGACCAATGCCGCGCTCCAGAACCCTGTATTCGGGCCGACTGCAGCGGGCAATTTTGTGGTTTCGGCCCAAGTCACCAATGCCGCCCTTTGCACCGACCGCGATACAACGCTCATCACGGTAGCCCCATTGCCCGTCGCAAACGCTGGAGCCAATCAAAATCTCTGTTTGGGCGATTCTGTGCAACTGGGTTCCCCCGCCCTGCCGAATCTCCTCTACGCTTGGAGGCCCGGTGCAGGTTTAAGCGACTCGTTGGTCGCCCAACCCTGGGCAACCGGACTTGCCGTCGGCACCGTCAACTACAGCTTGATCGTGCGGGACCCGACCACCACCGCAGGTTGCGCCGACTCTGCACTCGTCAGCATTACTGTGGTCGATACCCCGCAAGTTGCGCTCGTCGCGGTCAATGATACCTTGTGCCTCGGCGTTTCGAGTACACTCACTGCTATTCCCTCCGCCGGAATTCCCCCCTATTCCTATGCTTGGTCCAACGGTGCCATTACAGGAAATCAATTGGTTACGCCCAATGCAACAACCACCTACCTCGCCACGATTACCGATGCAAGCAGCTGTACCACAGTCGGTAATGTAACGGTGACCGTCAACGATACGCCTACTGTGGCCCTCGCTGCCGCACCGGATTCGATTTGTGCAGGCGGAACTTCGCAACTTTCGGTTGGTGCTGTGGGAGGCACACCGGCTTACACATACCTTTGGAATACAGGCAGCACGGCGACGCCGATTACGGTTGCGCCGCTTGCGACCACGACCTATACGGTCACCGCCACCGATGCCCTTGGCTGCCAAAGTAGCGGAAACATCAGCGTTACCGTCAATGTCTCCGATTCGCTGGACATCGTTACCCCCGACACCTTGGTTTGTACCGGCTCGACCATTTTGGTGCAAGGTACCTTCTCCACGCCGGGCATCAATACCTGGAATTGGAGTCCCGCTTTCGGGCTCGGCAGTCCTACCAACCCGAATACGAGTATCACGCCGACCGCAACTACGACCTATTACCTTTCCGGCAGCAACAGCAATACGGGTTGCGGCTACACGGATTCCATTCGCATTGAATTTGTTGCGTTGACAGCCCCGTTGGTGAATCTTGGGGCTGATACCGCGCTTTGCACAGGCTCCACGTTGGTCCTCAACGCCGGAAACCCAGGTTTCAGCTATGTTTGGAGCAATGGCGATACCATGCAGCAGAGTGGATTTGGCACGTCGGGCTGGATTTCGGTATTGGTTTTTGATACTTTGGGCTGTGGTTATATTGCGCAAGACAGCCTGTTGCTGACCTTGCAACCCTTGCCTGCTCCACAATTGGGCGCTGATACTACAATTTGTACTGGCGACAGCTTATTGTTGCAAGCAGGGAATTTCAGTGGCGGATACCTATGGTCAGACGGGAGCAATGCCAATAGTTTTTGGGCGACGCAATCCGGTTTGTACTGGGTGGAAGTCAAAGACAGCTTGAATTGTACGGGATCCGATAGTTTGGTTTTGACCTTGCAACCCAATCCTGTCGTCGCCTTTGACACGTTGGCACCGCAATATTGCAGCTTGGATGCGGCTGTGATGCTGATCGGGACACCTGCGGGAGGCGTTTTTACCGGTACGACAGGGGCGAATGGAATTTTTGATCCGGCGATCGCCGGGGCGGGCAATCACACGGTGCAATATCAATTTACGGATGCCTTTGGTTGCAGTGACTCCATTTCGCAGTCAACGACAGTATTTCCACCACCTTCTGCAGCGCTTGCTGGACCTGATTTGCAGGGAGAAGCGCAGATTACGCTGCAAGCACAGGCCGCTTCGGTCGGCTTTGGATCTTGGCTGACCGGGAATTTCACGGGCAGCATTGACGATGCGGGCGATCCGAATGCAACGGTCACATTTGACAGCTCCGGCACATATTTGCTGATTTGGACCGTCAAGAATCCGCCTTGCCCCGCCAATTCAGATTCGGTTTGGATCACATTCGAAGGCATCCACATTCCGACCGGATTTTCACCCAATGCCGATGGCGTGAATGACGTTTACTTCATCCGCGGATTGGGCGGCTACCCGGGAACCAAATTGATGATATTCAACCGCTGGGGAAATCAAGTTTGGGGTTCGGAAGACTATCAAAATGATTGGAACGGCGACAACGCCGATGCGCAGCCACTGGTCGACGACACCTATTATGCCGTCATCGAATACGGAGGTAAAAGGCTGCAAACCTATGTGGTCTTGAAGCGGCAATAA
- the kdpA gene encoding potassium-transporting ATPase subunit KdpA yields the protein MEFTGIIIIFLVAVGLAIPLGKYIAKVYAGQKTWLDPVFNPLERLIFKLSGIDTTHEMDWKQHLRALLGLNLIWFFFAMSILMSQGWLPLNPDHNESMSADLAFNTAISFLVNCNLQHYSGETGLSYLSQVICIMFLQFVTAGTGMAAAAVLFNAMRSRTSQHLGNFFNYFVKSCTRILLPIASVVALILVMNGTPMTLQGKDTIQTLQGDSVEVSRGPAAAMIAIKQVGTNGGGFFGVNSAHPLENPSYFTNTIENVMILLIPIAMIFALGYYLQNKRLAWTIFGVMTIGFLLLLVPALMSENAGNPTLEGLGITQSSGNMEGKELRIGVNESTFWGITSTVTSNGSVNSMHDSHTPLSGAMQMLGMMVNSFYGGVGVGILNFYVFMILAVFISGLMVGRTPEFLGKKIEAREIKIAMIVALLHPFLILVGTALAVSIPQYTASTLANPGFHGFSEILYEYTSASANNGSGFEGLGDNTPWWNISTGIVLLLSRYIPIIGPIAIAGILAQKKFVPESAGTLKTDTGTFGLVVLAVIFIVAALAFFPALTLGPLAEYFSIHSSNSTIQ from the coding sequence ATGGAATTTACAGGTATTATCATCATATTTTTAGTCGCCGTTGGCTTGGCCATTCCACTCGGGAAGTACATAGCAAAGGTTTACGCAGGCCAGAAGACTTGGCTAGACCCCGTTTTCAACCCGTTGGAACGGCTCATCTTCAAGCTGTCAGGCATAGACACGACACATGAAATGGATTGGAAACAACATCTGCGCGCATTGTTGGGGCTCAACCTGATCTGGTTCTTCTTTGCGATGTCAATTTTGATGTCTCAAGGTTGGCTGCCACTGAATCCGGACCACAATGAAAGTATGTCTGCCGACCTCGCATTCAACACCGCAATATCCTTTTTGGTGAATTGCAACTTGCAGCATTACTCCGGTGAAACCGGGCTGAGTTACCTCTCTCAGGTCATTTGCATCATGTTTTTGCAGTTTGTGACAGCAGGAACCGGCATGGCCGCAGCGGCTGTTCTTTTCAACGCCATGCGCAGCCGCACCTCACAGCATCTGGGAAATTTCTTCAACTATTTTGTAAAGTCTTGCACCCGCATATTGCTGCCGATTGCTTCGGTCGTTGCCCTCATCTTGGTAATGAATGGTACGCCGATGACCTTGCAAGGCAAGGATACGATTCAAACCCTGCAAGGCGACAGCGTAGAAGTTTCGCGCGGACCGGCAGCGGCGATGATTGCCATCAAGCAAGTCGGTACAAACGGCGGCGGATTCTTCGGGGTCAATTCTGCACATCCCTTGGAGAATCCCTCCTACTTCACCAACACCATCGAAAATGTGATGATCCTTTTGATTCCCATTGCGATGATTTTCGCGCTCGGCTATTATCTCCAAAACAAGCGTTTGGCATGGACCATTTTCGGCGTCATGACCATTGGATTTCTCCTCCTGCTCGTACCAGCCTTGATGTCTGAAAATGCAGGCAATCCCACCTTGGAAGGATTAGGAATCACGCAATCCTCCGGGAATATGGAGGGAAAGGAACTTCGGATCGGGGTAAATGAATCAACATTCTGGGGCATTACCTCCACCGTGACGAGCAACGGCTCGGTCAATTCGATGCATGACAGCCATACACCGCTCAGTGGAGCCATGCAGATGCTTGGGATGATGGTCAACAGCTTCTACGGCGGTGTTGGCGTGGGAATCCTCAACTTTTATGTGTTCATGATCCTCGCCGTATTTATCAGCGGATTGATGGTCGGGCGCACTCCTGAATTCCTTGGGAAGAAAATCGAAGCCAGGGAAATCAAAATTGCGATGATTGTGGCCTTGTTGCATCCATTTTTGATTTTGGTGGGCACGGCATTGGCTGTTTCCATCCCGCAATATACAGCTTCAACACTTGCCAATCCTGGCTTCCATGGGTTCAGCGAAATTCTCTACGAGTACACCTCTGCATCAGCCAACAATGGCAGCGGATTTGAAGGATTGGGCGACAATACACCTTGGTGGAATATCAGCACCGGAATTGTCCTGCTACTTTCTAGATATATTCCCATCATTGGCCCGATTGCCATTGCTGGAATATTGGCCCAGAAAAAATTCGTTCCTGAAAGTGCAGGCACCCTTAAAACGGATACAGGAACCTTTGGCTTGGTCGTACTAGCAGTCATCTTCATTGTGGCCGCCTTGGCTTTTTTCCCGGCACTTACACTCGGTCCATTGGCTGAATATTTTTCCATTCATTCATCCAACAGCACAATACAATGA